The Calliphora vicina chromosome 3, idCalVici1.1, whole genome shotgun sequence genome contains a region encoding:
- the IleRS gene encoding isoleucine--tRNA ligase, cytoplasmic produces the protein MVAGKSGSADKVTREDVCRIPETISFPGEEQHVLNEWKDKKIFEKCMQLSKGKPKYTFYDGPPFATGLPHYGHILAGTIKDIVTRYAYQQGYHVDRRFGWDCHGLPVEFEIDKLLNIRGPEDVAKMGIAAYNAECRKIVMRYANEWENIVTRMGRWIDFKNDYKTLYPWYMESIWWVFKQIFDKGLVYQGVKVMPYSTACTTALSNFESGQNYKEVVDPCVVVALEAIGNDNTYFLVWTTTPWTLPSNFACCVNANMIYVKVNDVKTGRFYILAECRLSYVYKNESEYQIIEKFAGKTLGGAHYKPVFPYFEKRGQEVRAFRVLVDDYVTEDSGTGIVHNAPYFGEDDYRVCLQAGLITKSSAVICPLDDAGRFTDEVTDFKGLYVKDADKQIIAHLKNNGHLVSAGQVKHSYPFCWRSDTPLIYKAVPSWFVRVEHMSKNLLACSSQTYWVPDFVKEKRFGNWLKDARDWAISRNRYWGTPIPIWRSPSGDEMVCVGSIKELEQLSGQRITDLHRETVDAIEIPSAIPGNPPLRRIAPVFDCWFESGSMPFAQQHFPFENEKDFMSNFPADFIAEGIDQTRGWFYTLLVISTALFNKAPFKNLIANGLVLASDGQKMSKRKKNYPDPLEVVNKYGADALRLYLINSPVVRAENLRFKEEGVRDIIKDVFLPWYNAYRFLLQNIVRYEKEDLQNKSLYTYDKERHLKNIETASVVDIWILSFKESLLEFFATEMKGYRLYTVVPRLTKFIDQLTNWYVRLNRRRIKGELGKEQCIQSLDTLYDVLYTMSKMMAPFTPFLAEYIFKRLVLFQPKNATENAESVHYQMMPTSNRNFIRSDIEKSVGLMQGVVELGRVMRDRRTLPVKYPVSEIIVIHKDPKCLDAIKSLEDFILSELNVRKLTLSSEKEKYGVTLRAEPDHKTLGQRLKGNFKSVMAAIKALKDEEIQKYLAQGYFEIEKQRIELEEVRVIYCISGQVGSNFEAHSDNEVLVLMDMTPNEELLEEGLAREVINRVQKLKKKAQLIPTDPVLIYYELNASAQKKNEADQILKVMSNYHTMIKTAVKSEFGKYNAAQAAKKRVIISESVDLKGIDLKLTICSTEEVQLPVLKWVNVALASDLTPRFGRSNKASLLLESSANKQLISLEQLKQEIENLFGVYGLNYNIYLVNQQKTNELTQIDNSLNGKLLVVSRTADEACKFPQDAASNMPYCKFVNKSGSTVFTENPMGFSLAA, from the exons ATGGTGGCTGGCAAAAGCGGCTCCGCTGACAAAGTGACAAGGGAAGATGTGTGTCGTATACCAGAGACAATATCATTTCCCGGCGAAGAACAACATGTGCTGAACGAATGgaaagataaaaaaattttcgaaaagtgTATGCAGCTATCGAAAGGAAAACCAAA GTACACCTTTTATGATGGGCCTCCTTTTGCTACTGGTCTACCTCATTATGGTCATATTTTGGCCGGTACCATTAAAGATATTGTAACACGCTACGCCTATCAACAGGGCTACCACGTGGATCGTCGTTTTGGTTGGGATTGTCATGGTCTCCCCGTTGAATTTGAAATCGACAAACTCTTAAACATACGTGGTCCTGAAGATGTAGCCAAAATGGGTATTGCTGCCTACAATGCTGAATGCCGCAAAATTGTTATGCGTTATGCCAACGAGTGGGAGAATATTGTAACACGCATGGGCAGATGGATCGACTTCAAAAATGATTACAAGACTTTATATCCCTGGTATATGGAGTCTATTTGGTGGGTATTCAAACAAATCTTCGACAAGGGTCTAGTGTATCAAGGCGTTAAGGTTATGCCTTATTCTACGGCCTGTACCACGGCGTTGTCAAATTTTGAATCTGGTCAAAATTATAAAGAAGTTGTTGATCCTTGTGTTGTTGTGGCTTTGGAAGCTATTGGCAATGATAATACATACTTCTTGGTGTGGACAACTACTCCTTGGACATTGCCTTCAAATTTTGCCTGTTGCGTTAATGCAAATATGATTTATGTCAAG GTTAACGATGTCAAAACAGGCCGCTTTTATATACTCGCCGAATGCCGTTTAAGTTACGTGTACAAAAACGAAAGCGAATATCAAATTATCGAAAAGTTTGCTGGCAAAACTTTAGGTGGTGCTCATTACAAACCTGTATTCCCCTACTTCGAAAAGCGTGGTCAAGAGGTTAGAGCATTCCGTGTCTTGGTCGATGATTATGTTACAGAAGATTCTGGTACCGGTATTGTTCACAATGCCCCTTACTTTGGTGAAGACGATTACCGTGTGTGTTTACAAGCTGGCTTGATAACGAAATCCAGTGCAGTTATTTGTCCTTTAGATGATGCTGGTCGTTTTACCGATGAAGTTACAGATTTCAAGGGTCTCTATGTCAAGGATGCCGATAAGCAAATCATTGctcatttgaaaaataatggTCATTTAGTATCAGCCGGCCAAGTAAAGCATAGTTATCCCTTCTGTTGGCGTTCAGATACCCCCTTAATTTATAAGGCTGTACCCTCTTGGTTTGTGAGAGTAGAACACATGTCGAAGAACCTTTTGGCTTGCAGTTCTCAAACATATTGGGTGCCTGATTTCGTAAAAGAAAAACGTTTTGGTAATTGGTTGAAGGATGCCCGTGATTGGGCTATCAGCCGCAACCGTTATTGGGGAACGCCCATACCCATCTGGAGATCACCCAGTGGCGATGAAATGGTATGTGTGGGTAGCATTAAGGAGTTGGAACAATTGTCGGGCCAACGCATTACCGATTTACATCGTGAGACTGTGGATGCCATTGAAATTCCCTCGGCCATACCCGGCAACCCTCCATTGCGTCGTATTGCTCCTGTATTCGATTGTTGGTTCGAATCTGGTAGCATGCCTTTCGCCCAGCAACATTTCCCCTTCGAAAACGAAAAAGACTTTATGTCCAATTTCCCAGCCGATTTCATTGCTGAGGGAATTGATCAGACACGCGGTTGGTTTTACACTTTGCTTGTCATCTCTACAGCTCTCTTCAACAAGGCTCCATTTAAGAATCTGATCGCCAATGGTTTGGTCTTGGCTTCTGATGGCCAGAAGATGTCGAAACGTAAGAAGAATTATCCAGATCCCTTGGAAGTTGTCAATAAATACGGTGCCGATGCTTTGCGTTTATATTTGATCAATTCTCCTGTTGTACGTGCTGAAAACTTACGCTTTAAAGAAGAAGGTGTGCGTGATATTATCAAAGACGTTTTCTTACCATGGTACAATGCTTATCGTTTCCTCTTGCAAAATATTGTACGTTACGAAAAGGAAGACTTGCAAAATAAGAGTCTCTACACTTATGACAAGGAGCGTCACTTGAAGAACATTGAAACTGCTTCTGTTGTTGATATTTGGATTTTGTCATTCAAAGAATCTTTGTTGGAATTCTTTGCTACCGAAATGAAGGGTTACCGTTTGTACACCGTTGTGCCGAGACTAACGAAATTCATCGATCAGCTAACTAATTG GTATGTTCGTCTAAACCGCCGACGCATCAAGGGTGAACTGGGCAAGGAGCAGTGTATACAATCTTTGGATACACTCTACGATGTCCTCTATACCATGTCCAAAATGATGGCACCCTTCACACCATTCTTGGCAGAATATATTTTCAAACGTTTGGTATTGTTCCAACCTAAGAATGCCACTGAGAATGCGGAATCTGTGCACTATCAAATGATGCCAACCTCAAATCGCAATTTTATTAGAAGCGATATTGAGAAATCGGTTGGTCTTATGCAAGGAGTCGTGGAATTGGGCCGTGTCATGCGTGATCGTCGTACACTGCCGGTTAAATACCCGGTTTCGGAAATCATTGTCATACACAAAGATCCCAAGTGTTTAGATGCTATAAAGAGTTTGGAAGATTTTATTCTCAGCGAATTGAATGTGCGCAAATTGACATTGAGTTCGGAAAAAGAGAAATATGGTGTAACATTGAGAGCTGAGCCCGACCACAAG acTTTGGGTCAACGTTTGAAGGGTAATTTCAAATCAGTTATGGCTGCTATTAAAGCCTTAAAGGATGAAGAAATTCAAAAGTATTTGGCTCAAGGCTATTTCGAAATTGAAAAGCAGCGCATTGAGTTGGAAGAAGTGCGTGTTATTTATTGCATTTCGGGACAAGTTGGCTCAAACTTTGAGGCTCACAGTGATAATGAAGTATTGGTACTCATGGATATGACACCCAATGAGGAGTTACTCGAAGAAGGTTTAGCCCGTGAAGTTATCAATCGtgtacaaaaactcaaaaagaaAGCTCAACTCATACCTACCGATCCAGTGTTGATCTATTACGAATTGAATGCTTCTGCTCAAAAGAAAAACGAAGCCGATCAGATACTTAAGGTTATGAGCAACTATCACACAATGATTAAAACCGCCGTTAAATCAGAATTTGGCAAATATAATGCTGCACAGGCAGCCAAGAAACGTGTAATTATTAGTGAATCTGTAGATCTTAAGGGTATTGATCTTAAACTTACCATCTGCTCAACGGAAGAGGTACAATTGCCCGTTCTTAAGTGGGTTAATGTTGCTTTAGCATCAGATCTAACGCCTCGTTTTGGTAGATCCAACAAGGCATCATTGCTGCTGGAGAGCTCTGCCAACAAACAATTGATTAGCCTAGAGCAGTTGAAGCAAGAAATTGAAAATCTTTTTGGTGTTTATGGCCTCAActataatatttatttggtaAATCAACAAAAAACCAATGAACTTACTCAAATTGATAATTCCCTCAATGGCAAACTATTAGTGGTTTCCCGTACCGCCGATGAGGCTTGTAAATTCCCTCAAGATGCTGCATCAAATATGCCCTATTGCAAATTTGTCAACAAATCTGGATCGACTGTATTCACTGAAAATCCCATGGGATTTTCTTTAGCTGCATAA
- the Hem gene encoding membrane-associated protein Hem, whose product MARPIYPNQQKIAEKLIILNDRGLGILTRVYNIKKACGDTKSKPGFLSEKSLESTIKFIVKRFPNTDVKGLNAILNIKAEITKSLSLYYHTFVDLLDFKDNVCELLTTMDACQIHLDITQNFELTKNYLDLVVTYVSLMILLSRVEDRKAVLGLYNAAYELQNSQSDPGFPRLGQMILDYEVPLKKLSEEFIPHQRLLTNALRSLTTIYPLRNLPADKWREMQKLSLVGNPAILLKAVRTDTMSCEYLSLEAMDRWIIFGLLLNHPMLAQYPDVNKIWISALESSWVVALFRDEVLQIHQYIQTFFDGIKGYNKRIGEVKEAYTNAVQKAALMHRERRKFLRTALKELALIMTDQPGLLGPKAIFIFIGLCLARDEILWLLRHNDNPPLLKNKGKSNEDLVDRQLPELLFHMEELRALVRKYSQVMQRYYVQYLSGFDSTDLNIRMQSLQMCPEDESVIFSSLYNTASGLTVKQVEENELFDFRAFRLDWFRLQTYMSVSKAVLRIQEHIDLARLLDSMVFHTRVVDNLDEILVETSDLSIFCFYSKMFDDQFHMCLEFPAQNRYIIAFPLICSHFQNCTHEMCPEERHHIRERSLSVVNIFLEEMAKEAKNIITTICDEQCTMADALLPKHCAKILSVQSARKKKDKSKKQFDDIRKPGDESYRKTREDLTTMDKLHMALTELCFAINYCPTVNVWEFAFAPREYLCQNLEHRFSRDLVVMVMFNQETMEIAKPSELLASVRAYMNVLQTVENYVHIDMTRVFNNCLLQQTQALDSHGEKTIAALYNTWYTEVLLRRVSAGNIVFSNNQKAFVPISPEGWVPFNPQEFSDLNELRALAELVGPYGIKTLNETLMWHIANQVQELKSLVGVNKEVLITLRTSFDKPEVMKEQFKRLQDVDRVLQRMTIIGVILCFRNLVHDALVDVLEKRIPFLLSSVKDFQEHLPGGDQIRVASEMAAAGGLLCKVDPTLAATLKSKKPEFDEGEHLTACLLMVFVAVSIPKLARNENSFYRATIDGHSNNTHCMSVAINNIFSALFTICGQSDIEDRMKEFLALASSSLLRLGQESDREATRNRESIYLLLDEIVKQSPFLTMDLLESCFPYVLIRNAYHAVYKQEQIMGL is encoded by the exons ATGGCAAGACCCATTTATCCAAATCAGCAAAAAATTgctgaaaaattaattatattgaaTGATCGAGGCTTGGGTATTTTGACTAGAGTCTACAACATCAAAAAGGCTTGTGGTGACACCAAATCTAAACCAGGTTTCTTGTCAGAAAAGTCCTTAGAATCTACtattaaatttatagtaaaaAGATTTCCCAATACTGATGTGAAAGGCTTAAACGCTATTCTGAATATAAAAGCAGAAATAACAAAATCATTATCTTTATATTATCATACTTTTGTGGATTTGCtggattttaaagataatgtATGCGAACTGCTCACTACCATGGATGCTTGCCAAATACATCTGGatattacacaaaattttgaattaacaaagAATTATCTTGATTTGGTGGTTACATATGTTTCTTTGATGATACTTTTGTCTCGGGTAGAAGATCGTAAAGCTGTGTTGGGCCTTTATAATGCTGCATATGAACTGCAAAACAGCCAGTCCGATCCTGGTTTTCCACGTCTGGGCCAAATGATTTTGGATTACGAAgttccattgaaaaaattgtcggAGGAATTTATACCTCATCAACGTCTACTAACAAATGCCTTGCGTTCTTTGACCACTATCTATCCGCTGCGTAATCTCCCGGCTGACAAATGGCGTGAAATGCAAAAACTTAGTTTAGTTGGCAATCCAGCCATTCTACTCAAGGCGGTGCGCACTGATACAATGTCTTGTGAATACCTGTCTTTGGAAGCTATGGATCGTTGGATTATATTCGGTCTTCTCTTGAACCATCCCATGTTAGCCCAGTATCCAGACGTTAATAAAATTTGGATTTCAGCTTTGGAATCTAGCTGGGTTGTAGCGTTATTCCGCGATGAGGTTTTGCAAATACATCagtatatacaaacatttttcgatGGCATTAAGGGGTATAATAAACGTATCGGCGAGGTTAAGGAGGCCTATACAAACGCTGTACAGAAAGCGGCTCTAATGCATCGGGAACGTAGAAAGTTTTTGCGTACTGCTTTGAAAGAATTGGCATTAATTATGACCGATCAACCGGGATTGTTGGGCCCCaaagctatttttatatttattggacTGTGCTTGGCTAGAGATGAGATTTTGTGGTTGCTGAGACACAATGATAATCCTCCTTTGTTGAAGAATAAAG GCAAGAGTAATGAAGATCTCGTTGATCGTCAACTGCCAGAATTATTATTCCATATGGAGGAATTACGTGCCCTGGTACGCAAATACAGTCAAGTGATGCAACGTTATTATGTGCAATATCTTTCGGGCTTCGATTCTACAGATCTAAATATACGCATGCAAAGTCTACAAATGTGTCCAGAAGATGAAAGTGTAATTTTCTCCTCACTCTACAATACCGCCTCCGGTTTGACTGTTAAACAAGTTGAAGAAAATGAACTGTTCGATTTTAGAGCATTCCGCTTGGATTGGTTCCGTTTGCAAACGTATATGAGTGTCAGTAAGGCAGTTTTACGCATACAAGAGCATATCGATTTGGCACGTCTGTTAGACTCGATGGTATTTCATACACGTGTAGTGGACAATTTGGATGAAATTCTAGTCGAAACATCTGATTTGAGCATCTTTTGTTTCTACAGTAAAATGTTTGATGATCAATTCCACATGTGTCTAGAATTTCCAGCACAAAATCGTTACATCATAGCGTTTCCTCTAATATGCtctcattttcaaaattgtaccCACGAAATGTGTCCAGAGGAGAGACATCACATACGTGAAAGATCTTTGAGTGTTGTGAATATATTTTTGGAGGAAATGGCCAAGGAGGCAAAGAATATAATAACTACCATTTGTGATGAACAGTGCACAATGGCTGATGCCCTGTTGCCCAAGCACTGTGCCAAAATTTTATCGGTACAATCTGCCCGAAAGAAAAAAGACAAATCAAAGAAACAATTTGATGATATACGAAAGCCAGGAGACGAATCTTATCGTAAAACACGTGAAGATCTTACAACCATGGATAAATTACACATGGCTTTAACCGAATTGTGTTTTGCCATTAACTATTGTCCCACAGTTAATGTTTGGGAATTCGCTTTTGCACCACGAGAGTATTTGTGCCAGAATTTAGAACATCGCTTTTCGCGTGACTTGGTTGTTATGGTAATGTTTAATCAGGAGACTATGGAAATTGCTAAGCCCTCTGAGTTGTTGGCGTCAGTTAGGGCCTACATGAATGTTTTGCAAACTGTGGAGAATTACGTTCACATTGATATGACTCGTGTTTTCAACAATTGCCTGCTACAGCAGACCCAGGCTTTAGATTCTCATGGAGAGAAAACTATTGCCGCTCTTTATAATACTTG GTACACCGAAGTTTTACTTAGACGTGTTTCAGCCGGCAACATTGTATTCAGCAACAATCAAAAAGCATTTGTACCCATTTCCCCAGAAGGTTGGGTGCCTTTCAATCCCCAAGAATTTTCAGATCTCAATGAATTGAGAGCTCTAGCTGAATTGGTGGGTCCCTATGGCATCAAGACCCTAAATGAAACTCTAATGTGGCATATAGCTAATCAAGTGCAAGAGTTAAAATCGTTGGTGGGCGTAAATAAAGAAGTTTTGATTACATTACGCACCAGTTTCGATAAACCGGAAGTTATGAAGGAACAATTTAAACGTTTGCAGGATGTGGATCGTGTTTTACAAAGAATGACTATCATTGGTGTGATTTTGTGTTTCCGCAATTTAGTGCATGATGCTTTAGTGGATGTTTTGGAAAAACGTATACCTTTTCTATTAAGTTCGGTTAAAGATTTCCAAGAACACTTGCCGGGTGGTGATCAAATACGTGTTGCTTCTGAAATGGCTGCTGCAGGTGGTCTTTTGTGTAAAGTGGATCCTACTTTGGCGGCAAcgttaaaatcgaaaaaaccagAATTTGATGAAGGAGAACATCTTACAGCTTGTCTTTTAATGGTGTTTGTAGCCGTGTCCATACCCAAATTGGCACGAAATGAAAATTCGTTCTACCGTGCCACCATTGATGGTCATTCCAATAATACTCACTGCATGTCAGtcgcaattaataatatttttagcgCTCTCTTCACCATCTGTGGCCAAAGTGACATTGAGGATCGCATGAAGGAGTTTCTGGCTTTAGCCAGTTCTTCCTTATTGAGATTGGGTCAAGAATCGGATCGTGAGGCTACACGTAATCGTGAATCCATTTATTTGCTGCTGGATGAAATTGTTAAACAATCACCCTTCTTAACCATGGATTTATTGGAATCATGCTTTCCTTATGTTTTAATACGTAATGCTTATCATGCTGTCTACAAACAGGAGCAGATAATGGGTCTTTAA